TCGAAACCGTGGGTAACACCATCCGTGCTTTCGCATCGGACAACGCAACCGTGGTAATCGGTACTTCTCTGGATCCAGAGATGAACGACGAACTGCGCGTGACCGTGGTGGCGACCGGTATCGGTATGGACAAACGTCCGGAAATCACCCTGGTGACCAACAAGCAGAGCAGCCAGCCAGTGATGGATCATCGTTACCAGCAGCATGGTATGGCACCGCTGCCGCAGGAGCAAAAACCTGCTGCGAAAGTGGTCAACGATCCCGCAGCGGCATCTGGCAAAGAACCTGACTATCTGGATATTCCGGCGTTTCTGCGTAAGCAAGCCGACTAAGAATAACCCGAGAATTGGGTTTCTCCGCTCTTTGTGCTAAAGTGTTCGCCCGCTGGTAATTTATACTAGCGGTCGGATGGGTAATATTGCGAGATAATGCGATGATCAAACAAAGGACACTAAAACGTATTGTTCAGGCGACTGGCGTCGGTTTACATACCGGCAAAAAAGTCACACTGACCTTACGCCCTGCGTCGGCTAATACCGGGGTCATCTATCGTCGCACTGACTTGAATCCACCGGTTGATTTCCCGGCTGATGCAAAATACGTGCGCGACACCATGCTAAGTACATGTCTGGTGAATGATGAAGGCGTGCGTATTTCGACCGTTGAACACCTGAACGCCGCGTTGGCCGGACTGGGTATCGATAACATTGTTGTTGAAGTCGATGCACCAGAAATCCCGATCATGGACGGCAGTGCTGCACCTTTTATCTATTTGCTGATGGATGCGGGTATCCACGAGCTGAACAGCGCGAAGAAATTTGTGCGTGTTAAGCAAACGGTGCGCGTTGAAGATGGCGACAAGTGGGCTGAGATCAAACCTTACAATGGTTTCTCGCTCGACTTCACCATCGATTTTAAACATCCGGCAATTGATTCCAGCTCGCAGCGCTATCAGCTCAACTTCTCGGCCGAGGCGTTTGTGCGCCAGATCAGCCGTGCGCGTACTTTCGGCTTTATGCGTGAAATCGAATATCTGCAGTCTAAAGGCCTGTGCCTGGGCGGTAGTTTAGATTGTGCGATTGGCCTCGACGACTT
This genomic stretch from Pantoea cypripedii harbors:
- the lpxC gene encoding UDP-3-O-acyl-N-acetylglucosamine deacetylase encodes the protein MIKQRTLKRIVQATGVGLHTGKKVTLTLRPASANTGVIYRRTDLNPPVDFPADAKYVRDTMLSTCLVNDEGVRISTVEHLNAALAGLGIDNIVVEVDAPEIPIMDGSAAPFIYLLMDAGIHELNSAKKFVRVKQTVRVEDGDKWAEIKPYNGFSLDFTIDFKHPAIDSSSQRYQLNFSAEAFVRQISRARTFGFMREIEYLQSKGLCLGGSLDCAIGLDDFRVLNEEGLRFEDEFVRHKMLDAIGDLFMCGHNVIGAFSAFKSGHALNNKLLQAVLAKQEAWEWATFEDEAELPLAFKAPNLVLA